In Citrobacter sp. RHB25-C09, the following proteins share a genomic window:
- the lysC gene encoding lysine-sensitive aspartokinase 3: MTELVVSKFGGTSVADFDAMNRSADVVLSDANVRLVVLSASAGITNLLVALAEGLEPSARFEKLDAIRKIQFDILERLRYPNVIREEIERLLENITTLAEAASLATSPALTDELVSHGELMSTLLFVEILRERNVQAQWFDVRKVMRTNDRFGRAEPDVAALAELAMLQLTPRLEEGLVITQGFIGSEPKGRTTTLGRGGSDYTAALLAEALHAARVDIWTDVPGIYTTDPRVVPEAQRIDEIAFEEAAEMATFGAKVLHPATLLPAVRSDIPVFVGSSKEPKAGGTLVCNRTENPPLFRALALRRKQTLLTLHSLNMLHSRGFLAEVFGILARHNISVDLITTSEVSVALTLDTTGSTSTGDTLLTQSLLMELSALCRVEVEEGLALVALIGNDLSKACGVGKEVFGVLEPFNIRMICYGASSHNLCFLVPGTEAEQVVQKLHHNLFE; the protein is encoded by the coding sequence ATGACAGAACTAGTTGTCTCCAAATTTGGCGGAACCAGCGTTGCCGATTTTGATGCCATGAATCGCAGCGCTGACGTGGTGCTTTCCGACGCTAACGTTCGCTTAGTGGTGCTTTCCGCTTCCGCAGGTATTACCAATCTGCTGGTCGCCCTTGCAGAAGGGCTGGAACCGTCCGCACGTTTCGAAAAACTCGATGCCATTCGTAAAATTCAGTTCGATATCCTTGAGCGTCTGCGCTATCCGAACGTGATCCGCGAGGAGATCGAACGTCTGCTGGAAAATATCACCACCCTGGCGGAAGCCGCCTCGCTCGCGACCTCTCCGGCGTTGACGGATGAACTGGTCAGCCACGGTGAGCTGATGTCCACCCTGCTGTTTGTCGAGATCCTGCGTGAGCGTAACGTGCAGGCCCAGTGGTTCGATGTGCGTAAAGTGATGCGCACCAACGACCGCTTCGGGCGTGCTGAACCCGACGTTGCCGCGCTGGCCGAACTGGCAATGCTGCAATTAACCCCGCGTTTAGAGGAAGGTCTGGTCATTACCCAGGGCTTTATAGGTAGCGAACCCAAGGGCCGTACCACGACGCTGGGACGCGGCGGTAGCGACTACACGGCGGCACTGTTAGCTGAAGCGCTGCATGCCGCGCGAGTGGATATCTGGACGGACGTACCGGGTATTTACACCACCGATCCTCGCGTAGTACCGGAGGCGCAGCGCATTGACGAGATCGCCTTCGAAGAAGCGGCTGAAATGGCCACCTTCGGCGCAAAAGTTCTGCACCCGGCAACCTTACTGCCCGCAGTACGCAGCGATATCCCGGTGTTTGTTGGCTCCAGTAAAGAGCCGAAAGCAGGCGGAACGCTGGTGTGCAATAGAACCGAAAACCCGCCGCTATTCCGCGCGCTGGCGCTGCGTCGCAAACAGACGCTGCTGACCCTGCATAGCCTGAATATGCTGCACTCCCGCGGCTTTCTGGCCGAAGTGTTCGGCATCCTGGCGCGACACAATATCTCCGTTGATTTGATCACGACATCGGAAGTGAGCGTGGCATTAACCCTGGATACCACCGGCTCCACGTCAACCGGCGACACGCTGTTGACGCAGTCGCTGCTGATGGAACTGTCGGCCCTGTGCCGGGTAGAAGTTGAAGAGGGGCTGGCGCTGGTCGCGTTGATTGGCAACGACCTGTCAAAAGCCTGCGGCGTCGGCAAAGAAGTTTTCGGCGTACTGGAACCGTTTAACATCCGCATGATTTGCTACGGAGCTTCCAGCCACAACCTGTGCTTCCTGGTCCCGGGTACCGAGGCAGAACAGGTCGTGCAGAAACTGCACCATAATTTGTTTGAATGA
- a CDS encoding nucleotidyltransferase domain-containing protein: MTMNSVGSAMRERLLRQLKEVETRYGIKVLYAYETGSRGWEWRKALGLLKGVNPTLIEWLDSPVVYQQDEATVAALKSLVPQWFSPLRAFILAELARGEIPPTLPDSREDDVRELDRLLYETVVG; encoded by the coding sequence ATGACAATGAATTCAGTGGGTAGCGCAATGCGAGAACGGTTATTGCGGCAGCTCAAAGAGGTTGAAACGCGTTACGGCATAAAGGTGCTTTACGCCTATGAAACCGGCAGTCGCGGCTGGGAGTGGCGAAAAGCCCTGGGACTGTTGAAAGGTGTAAACCCGACGCTGATCGAATGGCTGGATTCGCCGGTGGTTTATCAGCAGGATGAGGCAACGGTGGCGGCGCTAAAATCGCTGGTGCCGCAGTGGTTTTCCCCACTGCGTGCGTTTATCCTGGCAGAACTGGCGCGAGGGGAAATCCCGCCCACGTTACCGGACAGTCGGGAAGATGATGTTCGGGAACTCGACAGGCTGCTGTATGAGACGGTGGTGGGGTGA
- a CDS encoding XRE family transcriptional regulator, which produces MNNVIDKKTRHVTLPEANIFAELGFSESEAAQLQHDAEHEVEQLILLKQQLMQEIAGWIDENRLKQTEAARKLNISRPRVSDVVNQKTNKFTLDSLVMMLVRLGKPVRVQVG; this is translated from the coding sequence ATGAACAACGTTATAGATAAAAAAACGCGTCACGTTACCTTGCCTGAGGCCAATATTTTTGCGGAGTTGGGCTTTAGCGAATCTGAAGCCGCACAATTGCAACATGATGCTGAACACGAAGTTGAGCAACTCATCCTTTTGAAGCAACAACTCATGCAGGAAATTGCCGGTTGGATTGATGAAAATCGACTGAAACAGACGGAAGCCGCAAGAAAGTTAAATATCTCCCGACCACGAGTTTCTGATGTGGTTAATCAAAAAACCAACAAATTCACACTGGATTCATTGGTGATGATGTTGGTGAGGCTTGGGAAACCGGTCAGAGTTCAGGTTGGATAG
- a CDS encoding type II toxin-antitoxin system RelE/ParE family toxin, whose product MLKNSRVLKPIAWVGSSFDDLRSFPETIRKNAGFQLHRLQAGLEAADWKPMAEIGRGVEEIRLRNESGSYRILYLTRLENAIYELHCFNKKTQRTSEHDKRIAKVRYLAVLQTRRSQL is encoded by the coding sequence ATGCTAAAAAATAGTCGGGTTCTCAAACCTATCGCCTGGGTGGGAAGCTCTTTTGATGATTTACGCAGTTTTCCCGAAACGATTCGTAAAAATGCGGGGTTTCAATTACATCGTTTACAGGCGGGATTAGAAGCTGCTGACTGGAAACCCATGGCTGAAATCGGAAGAGGCGTTGAAGAGATTAGGCTCAGAAATGAATCTGGCTCTTATCGGATCCTTTATCTGACTCGTCTTGAAAACGCCATTTATGAACTGCATTGCTTTAATAAGAAAACGCAGCGTACATCGGAGCATGATAAACGGATCGCGAAAGTCCGTTATCTCGCGGTTCTGCAAACGCGCAGGAGTCAGTTATGA
- a CDS encoding DUF3811 domain-containing protein: protein MALPRITQKEMTEREQRELKTLLDRARIAHGRPLTNAETNSVKKEYIDKLMALREAEAKKARQLKKKQAYKPDSEASFSWSANTPTRGRR from the coding sequence ATGGCACTCCCGCGCATTACCCAAAAAGAGATGACCGAGCGCGAACAGCGCGAGTTGAAGACGTTGTTGGATCGCGCGCGTATAGCGCACGGTCGTCCGCTGACTAACGCGGAAACCAACAGCGTGAAGAAAGAGTACATTGATAAACTGATGGCACTACGTGAAGCAGAAGCGAAAAAAGCCCGCCAGTTGAAGAAAAAGCAGGCTTATAAACCGGATTCCGAAGCGTCGTTTTCCTGGTCGGCGAATACGCCAACGCGCGGCAGACGTTAA
- the rluF gene encoding 23S rRNA pseudouridine(2604) synthase RluF has protein sequence MLPDSSIRLNKYISESGICSRREADRFIEQGNVFINGKRATIGDQVMPGDVVKVNGRLIEPREAEDLVFIALNKPVGIVSTTEDSERDNIVDFVNHSKRVFPIGRLDKDSQGLIFLTNHGDLVNKILRAGNDHEKEYLVTVDKPVTDEFIRGMGAGVPILGTVTKKCKVKKEAPFVFRITLVQGLNRQIRRMCEHFGYEVTKLERTRIMNVGLSGLPLGEWRDLTDDELIELFKLIENSSSEAKPKAKAKPKTAGIKRPVVKIEKSAEKEKARPAANGKRFTSPGRKKKGR, from the coding sequence ATGCTGCCCGACTCATCTATTCGTCTAAACAAATACATCAGTGAAAGCGGAATCTGCTCGCGTCGCGAAGCGGATCGCTTTATTGAACAGGGAAACGTCTTCATTAATGGCAAGCGCGCCACCATTGGCGATCAGGTCATGCCAGGTGATGTGGTTAAGGTCAATGGTCGGTTGATAGAACCACGCGAAGCGGAAGACCTGGTTTTTATCGCGCTGAACAAGCCAGTGGGGATCGTCAGTACGACAGAAGACAGCGAACGCGACAACATTGTTGATTTCGTCAATCACAGCAAACGCGTATTCCCGATTGGCCGTCTGGATAAAGACTCACAGGGGCTGATCTTTCTGACCAACCACGGCGATCTGGTGAACAAGATCCTGCGCGCCGGTAACGATCACGAAAAAGAGTACCTGGTCACCGTCGATAAGCCGGTCACCGACGAGTTTATTCGCGGCATGGGCGCGGGTGTTCCTATCCTTGGCACCGTCACTAAAAAATGCAAGGTCAAGAAAGAGGCACCGTTTGTGTTCCGCATCACCCTGGTCCAGGGGCTGAACCGCCAGATCCGCCGCATGTGCGAACACTTTGGCTATGAAGTGACGAAGCTTGAACGCACGCGCATCATGAACGTTGGTCTTTCGGGATTGCCGCTCGGTGAATGGCGTGACCTCACGGATGATGAGCTGATCGAACTGTTCAAACTCATCGAAAATTCATCGTCGGAAGCGAAGCCGAAGGCAAAAGCGAAGCCGAAAACCGCAGGGATTAAACGCCCGGTGGTGAAGATCGAAAAATCGGCAGAAAAAGAGAAAGCACGCCCGGCAGCAAACGGTAAACGCTTCACCTCGCCGGGGCGGAAGAAGAAAGGGCGTTAA
- a CDS encoding sugar-binding transcriptional regulator, translating into MAAENSDDIRLIVKIAQLYYEQDMTQAQIARELGIYRTTISRLLKRGREQGIVTIAINYDYNDNLWLEQQLKQKFGLKEAVVVSCDSEQEEEHLTMMGEHGAQLLERLLEPGDIIGFSWGRAVRALVEGLSPSSQSRQLICVPIIGGPSGKLESRFHVNTLTYGAAAKLKAESHLADFPALLENPLIRNGIMQSQHFKTISAYWDNLDVALVGIGSPAIRNGANWHAFYGSEESDDLHARQVAGDICSRFYDINGVTVETNMSEKTLSIETNKLKQARYSIGIAMGEEKLSGILGALRGHYINGLVTNNHTAELLLK; encoded by the coding sequence ATGGCGGCGGAAAACAGTGATGATATTCGTCTGATCGTAAAAATAGCGCAGCTCTATTACGAACAGGATATGACTCAGGCGCAAATTGCCCGCGAGCTGGGGATTTATCGCACCACGATCAGTCGGCTGCTGAAGCGCGGTCGCGAGCAGGGCATCGTCACGATTGCCATCAATTACGACTACAACGATAACCTGTGGCTGGAACAGCAGTTAAAACAAAAATTTGGCCTCAAAGAGGCAGTGGTGGTCTCCTGCGATAGCGAGCAGGAAGAGGAACATTTAACGATGATGGGCGAACACGGCGCACAGTTACTGGAACGTTTGCTCGAACCCGGCGATATCATCGGATTTTCATGGGGACGCGCGGTAAGGGCGCTGGTCGAAGGGTTATCACCCTCAAGCCAGTCACGTCAGTTAATCTGCGTGCCGATTATCGGTGGCCCCTCCGGAAAACTGGAAAGTCGCTTTCACGTCAATACGCTGACTTACGGCGCGGCGGCAAAGCTGAAGGCAGAGTCGCACCTCGCTGACTTCCCGGCACTGCTGGAAAACCCGTTGATTCGCAACGGCATTATGCAGTCTCAGCATTTTAAAACCATCTCGGCCTACTGGGACAACCTGGACGTGGCGCTGGTTGGGATTGGATCACCAGCAATCCGTAACGGCGCAAACTGGCACGCCTTCTACGGCAGCGAAGAGAGTGACGACCTGCACGCCCGTCAGGTTGCCGGTGATATTTGTTCGCGCTTTTACGATATCAATGGTGTAACGGTCGAAACCAATATGAGTGAAAAAACGCTGTCCATCGAAACTAATAAATTAAAACAGGCGCGTTATTCGATCGGCATTGCAATGGGCGAAGAAAAACTCAGCGGCATTTTAGGTGCTTTGCGCGGGCATTATATTAACGGTTTAGTCACTAACAACCATACCGCCGAATTGCTATTGAAGTAA
- a CDS encoding SDR family oxidoreductase: MQSWLNLQDKVIIVTGGASGIGLAIVEELLAQGANVQMADIHSGEGKYIGHAGYQFWPTDISSAKDVHHTVDEIIQRFGRIDGLVNNAGVNFPRLLVDEKAPTGKYELNEAAFEKMVNINQKGVFLISQAVARQMVKQHDGVIVNVSSESGLEGSEGQSCYAATKAALNSFTRSWSKELGKHGIRVVGIAPGILEKTGLRTPEYEEALAWTRNITVEQLREGYTKNAIPIGRSGRLAEVADFVCYLLSERASYITGVTTNIAGGKTRG, translated from the coding sequence ATGCAATCGTGGTTAAATCTACAGGATAAAGTCATTATTGTGACCGGTGGTGCATCGGGAATCGGTTTAGCGATCGTCGAAGAATTATTAGCCCAGGGCGCCAATGTGCAAATGGCGGATATTCACAGCGGCGAGGGAAAATATATTGGCCATGCCGGATATCAATTCTGGCCAACAGATATTTCCAGTGCCAAAGACGTGCATCATACCGTTGATGAAATTATTCAACGCTTCGGTCGTATTGACGGGCTAGTCAATAATGCCGGGGTTAATTTCCCGCGCCTTTTGGTCGATGAAAAAGCCCCCACCGGAAAATACGAATTAAACGAAGCCGCCTTCGAAAAAATGGTCAATATCAATCAGAAAGGCGTGTTTTTAATATCCCAGGCGGTGGCGCGGCAGATGGTCAAACAGCATGACGGCGTAATTGTTAACGTCTCCTCGGAAAGCGGACTGGAAGGCTCGGAAGGCCAGAGCTGCTATGCCGCCACCAAAGCTGCGCTTAACAGCTTTACCCGCTCCTGGTCGAAAGAGCTGGGTAAACACGGTATCCGCGTGGTGGGTATCGCCCCCGGTATCCTGGAGAAAACCGGCCTGCGCACGCCGGAGTATGAAGAAGCGCTGGCGTGGACCCGCAATATCACTGTTGAACAGCTACGCGAGGGCTACACCAAAAACGCCATCCCCATTGGCCGTTCGGGACGTTTAGCAGAAGTCGCTGATTTCGTTTGTTATTTACTGTCTGAACGCGCCAGCTACATAACCGGAGTAACCACTAACATCGCGGGTGGAAAAACGCGCGGTTAA
- a CDS encoding mannose/fructose/sorbose PTS transporter subunit IIA, with amino-acid sequence MVHAIFCAHGNLACAMLESVQMVYGDTHVEAVAFVPGENASDIVVKLEKLVSTHPHDEWLIAVDLQCGSPWNAAATLAMRNPAIRVISGLSLPLALELVDNQSSMNVDELCQYLTAIAQQTCVVWQQLETAEEDF; translated from the coding sequence ATGGTCCATGCAATCTTCTGTGCTCACGGCAACCTGGCCTGCGCCATGCTGGAATCGGTGCAGATGGTCTACGGCGACACCCACGTTGAGGCGGTGGCGTTTGTCCCCGGAGAAAATGCCAGCGACATCGTGGTTAAGCTGGAAAAGTTAGTAAGCACCCACCCTCATGATGAATGGCTTATCGCCGTCGATCTACAGTGCGGCAGCCCCTGGAATGCCGCCGCCACGCTGGCGATGCGCAACCCGGCGATTCGCGTCATCAGTGGACTCTCTCTGCCACTGGCGCTGGAACTGGTGGATAACCAAAGCAGCATGAATGTGGATGAACTCTGCCAATACCTGACAGCCATCGCCCAACAGACCTGCGTTGTCTGGCAGCAACTGGAAACAGCCGAAGAGGATTTCTGA
- a CDS encoding mannose/fructose/sorbose PTS transporter subunit IIB, which translates to MNITLARIDDRLIHGQVTTVWSKVANAQRIIICNDEVYNDEVRRTLLRQAAPPGIKVNVVNIEKAVAVYHNPQYQNETVFYLFTRPQDALAMVKQGVKIATLNIGGMAWRPGKKQLTKAVSLDEEDINAFRELDNLGVTLDLRVVASDPSVNILEKIKEISFAE; encoded by the coding sequence ATGAATATTACCCTTGCACGCATTGATGATCGCCTGATCCACGGTCAGGTCACTACCGTCTGGTCAAAGGTGGCAAATGCCCAGCGGATTATTATCTGCAACGACGAAGTGTATAACGACGAGGTGCGCCGTACGTTATTACGCCAGGCCGCCCCACCGGGGATAAAAGTCAACGTGGTAAATATCGAAAAAGCCGTTGCCGTTTACCATAACCCGCAGTACCAGAACGAAACCGTTTTTTATTTATTTACCCGACCACAGGACGCGTTAGCGATGGTTAAGCAGGGCGTGAAAATTGCCACCCTGAATATTGGCGGCATGGCCTGGCGCCCGGGTAAAAAACAGTTAACCAAAGCGGTTTCATTAGATGAAGAGGATATTAATGCGTTTCGTGAACTGGATAATTTAGGCGTTACGTTGGATTTACGCGTCGTCGCCTCCGATCCGTCTGTGAATATTTTAGAAAAAATAAAAGAAATTTCGTTCGCTGAATAA